In the genome of Hyphomonas sp. Mor2, one region contains:
- a CDS encoding Gfo/Idh/MocA family oxidoreductase: MTTKYGLIGCGMMGMEHLRNIALLPDAEVVAICDPIPQQRELGLRLVPTALAVDSVDDLLSLQALDAIVISSPNFLHVQQLTEIAARRTLPILCEKPLFTAASDEEEINRLQREYAAPIWVAMEYRYMPPIAALIEQVDDVTGGVKMLTLQEHRFPFLDKVGNWNRFNHQTGGTLVEKCCHFFDLMRLIMKCEPVRVSASAAQFVNHLDETYDAKTPDIWDGGYVIFEFETGSRAMLELSMFADGSKWNEEIHAIGPNGKIACRLPGPQRFWPETLGPSPHPELSLYPRSPKRPQTTQIELDEVLVEAGDHHGATFYQHQRFLDIVRGGGEPELSLNDGKMAVKMGLMAQKAAQLNRVIEF, encoded by the coding sequence ATGACAACCAAGTATGGACTGATTGGCTGCGGGATGATGGGCATGGAGCATCTGCGCAATATCGCGCTTCTGCCTGACGCCGAGGTGGTGGCCATCTGTGATCCGATCCCGCAACAACGCGAGCTCGGATTGCGGCTGGTGCCGACCGCGTTGGCCGTCGACTCAGTCGACGACCTGCTCAGCTTGCAGGCGTTGGACGCCATCGTCATTTCCAGTCCTAATTTTCTGCATGTTCAGCAATTGACCGAGATTGCTGCTCGTCGAACGCTCCCAATCCTCTGCGAAAAACCATTATTCACCGCCGCGTCCGACGAGGAAGAGATCAATCGCCTGCAACGCGAGTATGCGGCGCCCATCTGGGTTGCGATGGAGTATCGGTATATGCCGCCCATCGCGGCGCTGATTGAGCAGGTCGACGATGTGACGGGCGGGGTCAAGATGCTGACCTTGCAGGAGCATCGCTTTCCGTTCCTGGACAAGGTTGGCAACTGGAACCGCTTCAATCATCAAACCGGTGGAACCTTGGTCGAGAAGTGTTGCCATTTCTTCGATCTGATGCGGCTGATCATGAAATGCGAGCCCGTCCGGGTGAGTGCGTCGGCGGCGCAATTCGTCAATCATCTCGACGAAACATATGACGCCAAGACCCCTGACATCTGGGATGGCGGTTACGTCATATTCGAGTTTGAGACTGGTAGCCGCGCAATGCTGGAACTTTCTATGTTTGCGGATGGATCGAAATGGAACGAAGAAATCCACGCAATCGGACCGAACGGAAAAATCGCTTGCCGACTGCCGGGACCGCAGCGCTTCTGGCCGGAAACGCTCGGCCCTTCGCCGCACCCGGAACTGAGTCTCTATCCGCGATCGCCCAAGCGGCCCCAGACGACCCAGATTGAACTTGATGAAGTGCTGGTGGAGGCCGGCGATCATCATGGGGCGACGTTTTACCAGCACCAGAGATTTCTCGATATCGTCCGTGGCGGCGGCGAACCTGAATTGTCACTCAATGATGGAAAGATGGCCGTCAAAATGGGGCTGATGGCTCAGAAAGCCGCGCAGCTGAACCGGGTTATCGAGTTTTGA
- a CDS encoding LLM class flavin-dependent oxidoreductase has translation MTVVPIKSEALDAVEVSWFSALCSDDYEYLAVPNDALKSSWAHCRDILLEAEQQGFRNILCPSSYQVGQDTLSFVAGCAPLTSSINMLAAVRCGEMQPIMLARTIATLDHMLEGRLTINIISSDFPGEVADSAYRYQRSREVVQILKQAWTQDSINHSGEIYSFSDVATEPAKPYQTRGPLLYFGGYSPPAIELCAEHCDVYLMWPETKDNLKERMQTVHAAAEKHGRVLDYGLRVHVIVRDTETEAREYADHLVSKLDDEYGKLVRDRAHDSISLGVAHQAKARELADKYGYVEPHLWTGIGRARSGCGAALVGSSDQVLSELESYQKMGIRAFILSGYPHLDECKSFGKRVLPHMKTCSLPEIYGRVPSAPPMTPLAAGKRS, from the coding sequence ATGACGGTCGTTCCCATCAAATCCGAGGCCCTGGATGCGGTCGAAGTGTCCTGGTTCTCGGCTCTGTGTTCGGATGATTATGAGTATCTTGCCGTGCCGAACGACGCTTTGAAGTCGAGCTGGGCGCATTGCCGCGACATTCTGCTCGAAGCCGAACAGCAGGGGTTTCGCAACATTCTCTGCCCGTCATCCTATCAAGTCGGTCAGGATACACTCAGCTTCGTGGCGGGGTGCGCGCCGCTAACCTCTTCCATCAATATGCTCGCCGCCGTGCGCTGCGGCGAAATGCAACCGATCATGCTGGCACGGACAATCGCGACGCTGGACCACATGCTTGAGGGCCGCCTCACGATCAATATTATCAGTTCGGATTTCCCAGGCGAAGTCGCCGACAGCGCCTACCGGTACCAGCGGTCTCGCGAAGTCGTGCAGATCCTGAAACAGGCCTGGACGCAGGACTCGATCAATCATTCCGGCGAGATCTACTCATTCAGTGATGTCGCAACGGAGCCGGCCAAGCCGTATCAGACCAGAGGCCCCCTGCTCTACTTTGGTGGATACTCGCCGCCCGCCATCGAGCTTTGCGCTGAGCATTGCGACGTCTACCTGATGTGGCCAGAGACCAAGGACAATCTGAAAGAACGCATGCAGACCGTGCACGCCGCCGCCGAAAAGCATGGACGCGTTCTAGACTATGGATTGAGAGTACACGTCATCGTTCGTGACACTGAAACCGAAGCCCGAGAATATGCCGACCACCTTGTGTCCAAGCTCGATGATGAATATGGCAAACTTGTCCGCGACCGCGCCCATGACAGCATCAGCCTCGGCGTTGCACATCAGGCAAAAGCGCGAGAACTGGCGGACAAATATGGATATGTTGAGCCGCATCTCTGGACCGGTATCGGTCGCGCCCGGTCCGGCTGCGGCGCGGCGCTGGTGGGGTCTTCCGATCAGGTCTTGAGCGAGCTGGAATCTTATCAGAAGATGGGCATCCGCGCCTTCATTCTGTCTGGCTATCCACATCTGGATGAGTGCAAGAGCTTCGGAAAACGTGTCCTGCCACACATGAAGACCTGTTCCCTGCCCGAAATTTATGGTCGAGTGCCCTCGGCTCCGCCAATGACGCCCCTTGCTGCCGGGAAGAGAAGCTGA
- a CDS encoding GntR family transcriptional regulator: MGVARPKALPKAIQISEMLIREIAAGRYPDGTRLPTEREMAQGLGIAIGTLRRALSILEDRGLLRRRQGSGNYVQAQAEVESVYEFFRLELLQGGGLPTAEVFEVQRLTKDPSIPDIGPGTLAHRIRRLRYLDQVPVEVEEIWLDGRFVDWIMRDELSDSLYYYYKEKLGIVVGAVTDTIGVSEVPKWAPSAFGVAPGAPCGLVERIGYDLGGETVEYSRNWFNQHVCRYTNRLGKRQAS, from the coding sequence GTGGGTGTTGCCCGGCCCAAGGCGTTACCAAAAGCGATCCAAATCAGCGAAATGCTGATCCGGGAGATCGCTGCTGGGCGCTATCCAGATGGAACCCGCCTGCCCACGGAAAGGGAAATGGCGCAGGGATTGGGGATCGCAATCGGCACCCTGCGTCGCGCGCTTTCCATCCTTGAGGATCGTGGTTTGCTGCGGCGCCGACAGGGATCAGGCAATTATGTGCAGGCGCAGGCCGAGGTCGAAAGTGTGTATGAGTTCTTTCGCCTGGAACTGCTGCAAGGCGGCGGGTTGCCCACGGCGGAGGTGTTCGAAGTCCAGAGGCTGACAAAAGACCCTTCCATTCCGGATATTGGACCAGGCACATTGGCCCACCGAATTCGTCGGTTACGCTATCTCGACCAGGTGCCGGTCGAGGTGGAGGAAATCTGGCTCGATGGTCGTTTCGTCGACTGGATCATGCGGGATGAATTGAGCGATTCCCTCTACTATTATTACAAGGAGAAACTCGGAATCGTCGTCGGCGCCGTGACCGATACGATCGGCGTATCCGAAGTCCCGAAATGGGCGCCGTCGGCCTTTGGTGTCGCGCCAGGAGCGCCCTGCGGCCTAGTCGAGCGAATAGGCTATGATCTGGGTGGAGAGACGGTCGAGTACTCCCGCAACTGGTTCAATCAACATGTTTGCCGATACACGAACCGGCTCGGGAAACGGCAAGCTTCATGA